A stretch of the Kroppenstedtia eburnea genome encodes the following:
- a CDS encoding DUF3679 domain-containing protein, translated as MRLLIQVLALTMVLMFGIFLGIDTAEQNIHRNQGSEGAPRAVHITPRDGRVEIAVLGHVYQTESPVVIQEEQEPGPQEPSQAEPAPTDPGDSGWLTTAGNQAGEGIKQATRKAIEQVVGWFQEKNP; from the coding sequence ATGCGGCTGTTGATCCAGGTATTGGCGTTGACGATGGTTCTGATGTTTGGAATCTTCCTCGGCATCGACACAGCGGAACAGAATATCCACCGCAACCAGGGGAGCGAAGGCGCCCCCCGGGCCGTCCACATCACCCCCCGGGACGGGCGGGTGGAGATCGCGGTGCTGGGCCATGTCTACCAGACGGAGAGTCCGGTGGTGATCCAAGAGGAACAGGAACCAGGCCCGCAAGAACCCTCGCAAGCGGAACCTGCACCGACGGACCCCGGCGACAGCGGCTGGCTGACCACAGCCGGCAACCAGGCCGGTGAAGGCATCAAACAAGCCACCCGCAAAGCCATCGAACAGGTGGTGGGCTGGTTTCAGGAGAAGAATCCGTGA